The proteins below come from a single Tissierella sp. MB52-C2 genomic window:
- the rplS gene encoding 50S ribosomal protein L19 produces the protein MDIIRMLEDEQLRNDLPSLNVGDTVQVHYKVVEGTRERIQVYEGTIIKIQGGGARETFTVRRLSYGVGVERTFPIHSPRIEKLVVTRRGRVRRAKLYYLRDRQGKAAKVKEKRFY, from the coding sequence GTGGATATAATTAGAATGTTAGAAGATGAACAATTAAGAAATGATTTACCTAGCTTGAATGTAGGAGATACTGTTCAAGTTCATTACAAAGTTGTTGAAGGAACTCGTGAGAGAATCCAAGTATATGAAGGTACGATAATCAAAATTCAAGGTGGCGGAGCAAGAGAAACATTTACAGTAAGAAGATTATCTTATGGAGTAGGTGTTGAAAGAACTTTCCCTATACATTCTCCAAGAATTGAAAAACTAGTAGTAACTAGAAGAGGTAGGGTAAGAAGAGCTAAACTTTACTATCTAAGAGATAGACAAGGTAAAGCTGCTAAAGTTAAAGAAAAAAGATTTTACTAA
- the trmD gene encoding tRNA (guanosine(37)-N1)-methyltransferase TrmD: MKIDILTLFPEFFSPLLNWSIIGRAYEENKVEINSINIRDFSKNKHKKVDDYPFGGGSGMVMKPEPIFDAINSVQKYNSRTIYLSPQGKRFDQKLANELAKEEHLILLCGHYEGIDNRIIDNYVDEEVSIGDFVLTGGEIPAMILIDAIVRLLPGVLRSDESYMDESHYKGLLEYPQYTRPREFNGHLVPEVLLSGNHQKIEQWRKEESLKSTFIKRPDLLDNKTLTEEEKVILSKIKKVL; encoded by the coding sequence ATGAAAATAGATATATTGACTTTATTTCCTGAGTTTTTTTCACCTCTACTAAATTGGAGTATAATAGGTAGGGCCTATGAAGAAAATAAAGTTGAAATAAATAGTATAAATATTAGAGACTTTTCCAAAAATAAGCATAAGAAAGTAGATGATTATCCTTTTGGAGGTGGCTCAGGTATGGTTATGAAGCCGGAGCCAATTTTTGATGCTATAAATAGTGTTCAAAAATATAATTCTAGAACAATATATTTATCACCTCAAGGAAAAAGATTTGATCAGAAGCTTGCCAATGAATTGGCTAAGGAAGAACATTTAATTCTTTTATGTGGTCATTATGAAGGTATAGATAATAGAATTATTGACAATTATGTAGATGAGGAAGTATCTATTGGTGATTTTGTATTAACAGGTGGAGAAATTCCTGCAATGATACTTATTGATGCAATTGTAAGATTATTGCCTGGTGTACTTAGATCAGATGAATCATATATGGATGAATCCCATTATAAAGGTTTATTAGAATACCCTCAATATACAAGACCGAGAGAGTTTAATGGCCATTTGGTGCCAGAAGTATTACTTTCAGGCAATCATCAGAAGATAGAACAGTGGAGAAAGGAAGAATCCTTAAAATCTACTTTTATTAAGAGGCCTGATTTATTAGATAATAAGACTTTGACTGAAGAGGAGAAAGTTATTCTATCAAAAATAAAGAAAGTTTTATGA
- the rimM gene encoding ribosome maturation factor RimM (Essential for efficient processing of 16S rRNA) has product MEYTIVGKIISSHGIKGEVKIYPLTDNLNRFDYLKTAYIGDKKIKVKLEKVKYHKNLAILKFKEFNDINEIIPFKDNFIYVDEAEKVVLPENHFFIYDLVGSKVFDTKSQLIGILSDVIQGPSNDIYIIKDMEKDKEYLIPAVKQFIVDVDIDNKKIVIDPIEGMIE; this is encoded by the coding sequence ATGGAATATACAATAGTTGGTAAAATAATAAGCTCTCATGGAATAAAAGGTGAGGTAAAAATATACCCATTAACTGATAACCTTAATAGATTTGATTATTTGAAAACTGCATATATTGGTGATAAAAAAATCAAAGTAAAACTAGAGAAGGTAAAATACCATAAAAACCTAGCAATATTAAAGTTTAAGGAATTTAACGATATAAACGAAATAATTCCTTTTAAAGATAACTTTATATATGTTGATGAAGCTGAGAAAGTTGTTTTACCAGAAAATCATTTTTTTATCTATGATTTAGTAGGCTCTAAGGTTTTTGATACTAAATCTCAATTAATAGGAATTTTATCAGATGTAATCCAAGGACCTAGTAATGATATATATATAATAAAAGATATGGAAAAAGATAAAGAATATCTTATTCCAGCTGTGAAGCAATTTATTGTCGATGTTGATATAGATAATAAAAAAATAGTGATTGACCCTATAGAGGGAATGATAGAATGA
- a CDS encoding KH domain-containing protein: MGELVEFIAKSLVDNPDDVVVNEIEGSQSVIIELKVHPEDMGKVIGKQGRIAKAIRTVVKAAAIKDNKRVVVEIIQ; encoded by the coding sequence ATGGGAGAATTAGTAGAATTTATTGCAAAGTCTCTTGTAGATAATCCAGATGATGTGGTAGTCAATGAAATAGAGGGCAGTCAGTCTGTTATCATTGAACTTAAGGTTCACCCTGAAGATATGGGTAAAGTAATAGGAAAACAAGGTAGAATTGCTAAGGCCATAAGAACAGTAGTTAAGGCAGCAGCAATCAAAGATAACAAAAGAGTTGTCGTAGAAATTATTCAGTAA
- the rpsP gene encoding 30S ribosomal protein S16 — protein MAVKIRLRRMGAKKNPFYRIVVADSRASRDGRFIEEIGYYNPLTEPKTVKIDNEKAINWIKNGAKPTDTVDRLFKQNGLYENQAE, from the coding sequence ATGGCAGTTAAAATTAGATTAAGAAGAATGGGAGCTAAGAAAAACCCTTTCTATAGAATAGTTGTTGCTGATTCTCGTGCTTCTAGAGATGGAAGATTTATCGAAGAAATTGGCTATTATAATCCATTAACTGAACCTAAAACAGTTAAGATAGATAATGAAAAAGCAATTAACTGGATTAAAAATGGAGCAAAACCAACTGATACTGTAGATAGATTATTTAAACAAAATGGTTTATATGAAAATCAAGCTGAATAA
- the ffh gene encoding signal recognition particle protein — protein sequence MVFESLSEKLQNALGKLKGKGKLSEKDVDVAMREVRLALLEADVNFKVVKDFTKKVKERAIGYEVMESLTPGQQVIKIVNEELTNLMGEKEAKLNFASTPPTVILMCGLQGAGKTTTTGKLAFNLKKQNKRPLLVACDVYRPAAIKQLEVVGEKVDVPVFSMGDKINPVDIAKAALEHGKRNGNDVIIVDTAGRLHIDEELMDEIKNIHDAVNPNEVLLVLDAMTGQDAVNVAETFNDKLGITGVILTKLDGDARGGAALSIRAVTEKPIKFAGMGEKFDQLEPFHPDRMASRILGMGDVLSLIEKAQANIDAKKAIELEQKIRNQEFSFDDFLDQLEQMKSLGPIDQLIGMIPGMNSKALKGLDVNEKDINRIKAIIQSMTKKERDNPDIIDSSRRKRIAQGSGTSVQEVNKILKQFKETKKMMKRFTDMEKTMKKKGKFGFPFF from the coding sequence ATGGTATTTGAATCTTTATCAGAAAAACTTCAAAATGCTTTGGGGAAATTAAAGGGAAAAGGTAAACTTTCAGAAAAAGATGTTGATGTAGCCATGAGAGAAGTAAGGCTCGCTCTTTTGGAAGCAGATGTAAACTTTAAAGTCGTAAAAGACTTTACAAAGAAAGTTAAGGAAAGAGCAATTGGCTATGAAGTAATGGAAAGTTTAACACCTGGCCAACAGGTTATAAAAATAGTAAATGAAGAGTTAACTAATTTAATGGGAGAGAAAGAAGCTAAATTAAATTTTGCCTCTACTCCACCAACAGTAATTCTTATGTGTGGTTTACAGGGTGCTGGTAAAACTACTACTACTGGGAAGTTGGCATTTAATCTAAAAAAACAAAACAAAAGACCTTTATTGGTTGCCTGTGATGTTTATAGACCTGCAGCTATTAAACAACTTGAAGTAGTAGGAGAAAAGGTTGATGTTCCAGTGTTTTCAATGGGGGACAAAATAAACCCAGTAGACATAGCAAAGGCTGCCTTAGAGCATGGAAAAAGAAATGGAAACGATGTAATAATAGTGGATACTGCGGGAAGGCTTCATATCGATGAAGAATTAATGGATGAAATAAAGAATATCCATGATGCGGTTAATCCAAATGAAGTCCTATTGGTACTTGATGCTATGACGGGACAGGATGCAGTTAATGTGGCTGAAACTTTTAATGATAAACTAGGGATTACAGGAGTTATACTTACTAAGCTTGATGGAGATGCTAGAGGTGGAGCAGCTTTATCCATTAGGGCAGTAACAGAAAAACCTATAAAGTTTGCTGGTATGGGAGAAAAGTTTGATCAATTAGAACCTTTCCATCCAGATAGAATGGCTTCAAGAATATTAGGTATGGGTGATGTACTTAGTTTAATTGAAAAGGCTCAAGCTAATATAGATGCTAAGAAAGCAATAGAATTGGAACAAAAAATTAGGAATCAGGAATTTTCCTTTGATGACTTCTTAGATCAGCTGGAACAAATGAAAAGTCTAGGACCTATTGATCAATTGATAGGTATGATTCCAGGAATGAACTCTAAAGCATTGAAAGGTTTAGATGTAAATGAAAAAGATATTAATAGGATTAAGGCAATAATTCAATCTATGACTAAGAAAGAAAGAGATAATCCTGATATTATAGATAGTAGCAGAAGAAAAAGAATAGCCCAGGGTAGTGGTACTTCAGTCCAAGAAGTAAACAAAATCTTAAAGCAATTTAAAGAAACTAAGAAAATGATGAAAAGGTTTACTGATATGGAAAAAACAATGAAGAAAAAAGGGAAATTTGGATTCCCCTTTTTCTAA
- the ylxM gene encoding YlxM family DNA-binding protein encodes MVEKLVEVGILFDFYGKLLSEKQYLVIELYYIHDLSLAEIGDELDVTRQGVFDLLKRAEQKLYQYEESLRLVKKFYSSHKEIKDIVEIAEDIIKIAKDRNDNIIENKAIDINKICKKILHNSREVVD; translated from the coding sequence ATGGTTGAGAAACTTGTTGAAGTAGGAATTTTATTTGATTTTTATGGAAAGTTACTTAGTGAGAAACAATATTTAGTAATAGAACTATATTATATTCATGATTTATCCTTAGCTGAAATTGGTGATGAACTTGATGTTACAAGGCAGGGGGTTTTTGATCTTTTAAAAAGAGCAGAACAAAAGCTTTACCAATATGAAGAGAGTTTAAGGCTAGTAAAAAAGTTTTATTCAAGTCATAAAGAAATTAAGGATATAGTCGAAATCGCCGAAGATATTATAAAAATTGCAAAAGATCGAAATGACAATATAATTGAAAATAAGGCAATAGATATTAACAAGATTTGTAAAAAGATACTCCATAATAGCCGGGAGGTGGTGGACTAA
- the ftsY gene encoding signal recognition particle-docking protein FtsY: MFKWLKNLGKKKEDIDLKEEILESNKEELEQQIEEIEELEQIEEKEETTEDSKEIIETEDIKQQIEEAEEVEEIIEELEDIVEEIEEIEEKLEDAEDIQEEIVDELVEPEEVEEDVVETKPKKAGFFQKLMSGLTKTRDDITNKIDSVLKSYKKIDEELFDDLEEVLVTADVGVNTTMELIDRLRNRVKEEKVTEPDNVKELLKDEIKKIMLESVSDNNLNIEPSPALVLVVGVNGVGKTTTIGKLSNNFKKQGKKVLIAAGDTFRAAAIEQLEEWGSRANVDVISHSEGADPAAVIYDGIQAAKARKTDILICDTAGRLHNKSNLMNELNKIFRVAEREYGDATKEVLLVLDATTGQNAINQAKVFKEVANITGVALTKLDGTAKGGVIIALQAELNIPVKLVGVGEGIEDLQPFIVEDFVEALFN, from the coding sequence ATGTTTAAGTGGTTAAAAAACTTAGGAAAGAAAAAAGAAGACATTGATTTAAAAGAGGAAATCCTAGAAAGTAATAAAGAAGAACTAGAGCAGCAGATAGAAGAAATAGAGGAACTAGAGCAAATAGAAGAAAAGGAAGAGACAACAGAAGATTCAAAAGAAATAATAGAGACAGAAGATATTAAACAGCAAATTGAAGAAGCGGAAGAAGTAGAAGAGATTATTGAGGAACTGGAAGATATAGTAGAAGAAATAGAGGAAATAGAAGAGAAACTAGAAGATGCTGAAGATATACAAGAAGAAATTGTAGATGAATTAGTGGAGCCGGAAGAAGTAGAAGAAGATGTAGTAGAAACAAAACCTAAAAAAGCTGGATTTTTTCAAAAACTTATGAGTGGTCTAACTAAGACTAGAGATGATATTACAAATAAAATAGATAGTGTACTAAAATCCTATAAGAAAATTGATGAAGAGTTATTTGATGATTTGGAAGAAGTATTAGTTACTGCAGATGTTGGAGTAAATACGACAATGGAATTAATCGATAGGTTAAGAAACAGAGTAAAAGAAGAAAAAGTAACTGAGCCAGATAATGTAAAGGAACTTCTAAAGGATGAAATCAAGAAAATCATGTTAGAATCCGTTTCAGACAATAATTTAAATATAGAACCTTCTCCTGCTTTAGTTTTAGTTGTTGGAGTAAATGGTGTTGGTAAAACTACTACCATAGGAAAGTTATCTAATAACTTTAAAAAACAAGGAAAGAAAGTTTTAATAGCAGCAGGAGATACTTTCAGAGCTGCAGCCATTGAACAATTAGAGGAGTGGGGAAGTAGGGCTAACGTCGATGTAATATCTCATAGTGAGGGTGCAGATCCAGCTGCCGTTATCTATGATGGTATTCAAGCAGCTAAGGCAAGAAAAACTGATATATTAATCTGTGATACAGCTGGTAGACTTCATAATAAATCTAATCTTATGAACGAGTTAAATAAAATATTTAGAGTTGCAGAAAGAGAATATGGAGATGCTACAAAAGAAGTATTATTAGTACTTGATGCAACAACAGGACAAAATGCTATTAATCAAGCTAAAGTATTTAAAGAAGTTGCAAATATAACAGGCGTTGCTCTTACTAAGCTTGATGGAACAGCAAAGGGTGGAGTTATTATAGCCTTACAAGCGGAGTTGAACATACCTGTTAAATTAGTTGGTGTAGGTGAAGGAATAGAAGATTTACAGCCATTTATTGTTGAGGATTTTGTAGAAGCTCTATTTAATTAA
- the smc gene encoding chromosome segregation protein SMC: MQLKKVEIQGFKSFADKTEIKIKNGITAIVGPNGSGKSNISDAIRWVLGEQSVKNLRGSKMEDVIFAGTGKRKPLGYAEVTITFNNKNGQIPIDYEEIAVTRRMFRSGESEYYINKNSCRLKDIRELFMDTGIGKDGYSIIGQGRIEEILSNRPEDRRHIFEEAAGIVKYKSKKEEAERKLDKTQDNLIRIKDLIFELSSQLEVLEIQSEKANYFTELYNRLKELEINLSIRDIRKLNIQIDEINEEKTILEKELNQKVLDRDLFENKFNLLKKTIEELESNIEDYRNKNSSIINELDKDQNQVAIIEEKERFYNKDLDRLKEEKTNLINRLEELSITNDDLIKEKSLAEEEYNILLERYNEKNIELEKELETLQEKEKHIELEKNNMIKIYNKSSDRKSELNSINSFNENIEKRIFQLKKEIDSMYTEKNSNANFYDEVSKKEEDLQEELSALNQSLQSIKGKEKDTSELLESINKNINTNNMEIQSKTSSFKLLKNMEEDYEGYYKGVKSLLKAAKRESQLKEGLIGVVAELIKVDEKFERAIDISLGSNVQNIVTETEGDAKRIIEYLKRNKLGRVTFLPLNVIKGNTLDISIQDREEFKIHGLGYELVDYNKKYESIFKFLLGRTVIIENMDYGIKLANKYNHSLRIVTLDGEVLNPGGSMTGGSQGNSSISIISRKGRIEKLLKDIEKLNKVQEELNQEKTIYISKLTEFKEQIIELDKSIKETEHSIINIGNQKEKYISEINRLKESIEKAEKEINNLDTEVKEYKNKEIEIIDLLSKLDKEIIDKKEEIKNLTIAYNEEKSIREEKMKNITDTKISLNLLNSNINNLQEKWNKNKAEVHSINNSMKEKEEMIILNMENIDEINKTKANLNKKIEELNLIAQDIKRELEDLISNKTKFMEEFYSEQNKLNEINKAMGESEKKLNSNEVKLARMTVQLENYHKKLNDDYELSFEEALNYEVEIKNIQEAIIESRKLKVEIKELGTVNLSSIEEYKNLKERLDFILEQQRDLINAKENLKEVIKDMETNMKTQFIMNFKKINDNFQDIFKNLFNGGQAELVLEDEENILNSGIEIKAQPPGKKLQSLTLLSGGEKSLTAVALLFAILTLKPSPFCILDEIDAALDEANISRYTNYLKTFYENTQFVLITHRKTTMEIADILYGVAMEEEGVSKLISVKLKDNIDEIAS, from the coding sequence TTGCAGCTAAAGAAAGTAGAAATTCAAGGGTTTAAATCGTTTGCTGATAAAACAGAAATTAAGATTAAAAACGGTATTACAGCTATAGTAGGGCCAAATGGAAGCGGGAAGAGTAACATATCTGACGCCATAAGATGGGTTCTAGGAGAACAAAGTGTAAAAAATCTTAGGGGAAGTAAGATGGAAGATGTAATTTTTGCAGGTACAGGTAAGAGAAAGCCTTTAGGATATGCAGAAGTTACTATTACCTTTAATAATAAAAACGGACAGATACCAATTGATTATGAAGAAATAGCCGTTACTAGAAGAATGTTTAGATCAGGGGAATCGGAATATTATATAAATAAAAATTCATGTAGGTTAAAGGATATTCGTGAACTATTTATGGATACTGGAATAGGTAAAGATGGATATTCCATAATAGGACAAGGGCGAATAGAGGAAATACTAAGCAATAGGCCTGAAGATAGAAGACATATTTTTGAGGAGGCAGCTGGAATAGTAAAATATAAATCAAAGAAGGAAGAGGCTGAAAGAAAGCTAGATAAGACTCAAGATAATCTAATAAGAATTAAGGACTTAATATTTGAACTATCTAGTCAGCTGGAAGTGTTAGAAATTCAGTCTGAAAAAGCTAACTATTTTACTGAATTATATAATAGATTAAAGGAGTTAGAAATAAACCTATCTATAAGAGATATAAGAAAGCTGAATATCCAAATAGACGAAATAAATGAAGAAAAAACCATATTAGAAAAAGAGTTAAACCAAAAAGTATTAGATAGAGATTTATTTGAAAACAAGTTTAATTTACTTAAGAAAACCATAGAAGAGTTAGAATCTAATATAGAAGATTATAGAAATAAAAATTCAAGTATTATAAATGAACTTGATAAAGATCAAAATCAAGTTGCAATAATTGAAGAAAAGGAAAGATTTTACAATAAGGATTTAGATAGATTAAAAGAAGAAAAAACAAATTTAATTAATAGATTAGAGGAGCTAAGTATAACTAATGATGATTTAATTAAAGAGAAGTCATTGGCGGAAGAAGAATATAACATACTCCTGGAAAGATATAATGAAAAAAATATAGAGCTAGAAAAAGAGCTTGAAACATTGCAGGAAAAAGAAAAACATATAGAATTAGAAAAAAATAATATGATAAAAATATACAATAAATCCTCTGATAGGAAATCAGAATTAAATAGTATTAATTCTTTTAATGAAAATATTGAAAAAAGAATATTTCAATTAAAAAAAGAAATAGACTCAATGTATACTGAAAAAAACTCAAATGCTAATTTCTATGATGAGGTATCTAAGAAAGAGGAAGATTTACAAGAAGAACTCTCAGCTTTGAATCAGAGTTTACAGTCTATAAAAGGAAAAGAAAAAGATACTAGTGAGTTATTAGAATCTATAAATAAAAATATAAATACTAATAATATGGAAATTCAATCAAAGACTTCTAGTTTCAAATTGCTTAAAAACATGGAAGAAGACTATGAAGGATATTATAAGGGCGTAAAATCCTTATTAAAGGCTGCTAAAAGAGAGTCACAGCTAAAGGAAGGTCTTATAGGTGTAGTAGCAGAACTTATAAAAGTAGATGAAAAGTTTGAAAGAGCAATAGATATTAGTCTAGGTTCCAATGTTCAAAATATAGTTACTGAAACTGAAGGAGATGCAAAGAGAATCATAGAATATCTAAAACGTAATAAATTAGGTAGAGTAACATTTTTACCCCTTAATGTTATAAAAGGAAATACTTTAGATATAAGCATTCAAGATAGAGAAGAATTTAAAATACATGGTCTAGGTTATGAATTAGTAGATTATAATAAAAAATATGAAAGTATATTTAAGTTTTTACTTGGACGAACTGTAATAATTGAGAATATGGATTATGGAATAAAGCTTGCAAATAAATATAATCATTCTCTTAGAATAGTTACACTTGATGGGGAAGTTTTAAACCCAGGTGGTTCCATGACAGGTGGAAGTCAAGGGAATAGTAGTATTAGCATAATAAGTAGAAAAGGCAGAATAGAAAAATTACTTAAAGACATAGAGAAATTAAATAAAGTACAGGAAGAATTAAATCAAGAAAAAACCATTTATATAAGCAAGTTAACAGAATTTAAAGAACAAATAATTGAATTGGATAAATCCATTAAGGAAACTGAACATTCAATAATAAATATAGGGAATCAAAAAGAGAAATATATAAGTGAGATCAATAGACTAAAGGAGTCTATTGAAAAAGCAGAAAAGGAAATAAATAATTTAGATACTGAGGTCAAGGAATATAAAAATAAGGAAATAGAGATTATTGATTTATTATCAAAACTAGATAAAGAGATTATAGATAAAAAAGAGGAAATTAAAAATCTAACTATTGCCTATAATGAAGAAAAGTCTATTAGAGAAGAAAAAATGAAGAATATTACAGATACTAAGATAAGCCTTAACCTACTCAATAGTAATATAAACAATTTACAGGAAAAATGGAATAAAAATAAAGCAGAAGTTCATAGTATTAATAACTCTATGAAAGAAAAAGAAGAAATGATAATATTGAATATGGAAAATATAGACGAAATCAACAAAACTAAGGCAAACTTAAATAAAAAGATAGAAGAATTAAATTTGATTGCCCAAGATATAAAAAGAGAATTAGAAGATTTAATATCTAATAAGACTAAATTTATGGAGGAATTTTACTCTGAACAAAATAAATTAAATGAAATAAATAAAGCAATGGGAGAATCTGAAAAAAAACTTAATTCAAATGAAGTCAAACTGGCTAGAATGACTGTACAGTTGGAAAACTATCATAAAAAGTTAAATGATGATTATGAATTATCCTTTGAAGAAGCATTGAATTATGAAGTGGAAATTAAAAATATTCAAGAAGCAATAATAGAATCTAGAAAATTAAAAGTTGAAATTAAAGAATTGGGTACAGTAAATCTAAGCTCAATAGAGGAATACAAAAACTTAAAAGAACGACTAGATTTTATCCTAGAACAACAAAGAGATTTAATAAATGCTAAGGAAAACTTAAAAGAAGTTATAAAAGATATGGAAACCAATATGAAAACGCAATTTATTATGAACTTTAAGAAGATAAACGACAATTTCCAAGACATATTCAAAAATCTATTTAATGGGGGACAAGCAGAGCTAGTTTTAGAAGATGAGGAAAATATATTAAACTCTGGAATCGAAATTAAAGCTCAACCACCTGGAAAGAAACTTCAAAGTCTAACTTTGTTATCAGGAGGAGAAAAATCTTTAACGGCAGTGGCTTTATTGTTTGCAATTTTAACATTAAAACCTTCACCATTTTGTATACTGGACGAAATAGATGCAGCTCTTGACGAAGCAAATATTAGTAGGTATACTAATTATCTGAAAACCTTCTATGAGAACACCCAGTTTGTTTTAATCACCCATAGAAAGACTACTATGGAAATAGCAGATATATTATATGGAGTAGCTATGGAAGAAGAGGGAGTATCTAAATTAATATCGGTTAAACTAAAAGATAATATTGATGAAATAGCGAGTTAG
- a CDS encoding radical SAM protein: MSRHYIIPIFVPHYGCPHDCVFCNQKKITGLSTDMTQEEVQRIIEDHLMTFKPNSTIEVAFYGGSFTAIDIEIQKQLLSIPYKYKKEGKINGIRLSTRPDSIDEVILNNLKNYSVDTIELGVQSLDENVLYESGRGHKSEDVYRASKLIKEFGFNLGLQMMIGLPSDTMEKSLNTCKEFIKLSPNCVRIYPTLIIKETYLEKLFLDKKYKPLSLEEAIDISSVLLMLFQINNIDVIRIGLQPTENIQLGKDVVAGPFHPAFRQLVESNIFRLLLDYYFRTKEIKTDNKTLVIESNSKKVSSIAGQQSTNIKYLTQEYKFNKVKIYSKALDINHISITIDEIYDKINMKLLMESYLKENSII; the protein is encoded by the coding sequence ATGAGTAGACATTATATAATTCCAATATTTGTACCTCATTATGGATGTCCCCATGATTGTGTTTTTTGCAATCAAAAAAAGATTACAGGTCTATCTACAGATATGACTCAAGAAGAAGTTCAAAGAATAATAGAAGATCATCTAATGACATTTAAACCAAATTCCACTATAGAAGTGGCTTTCTATGGAGGTAGCTTTACGGCAATCGATATAGAAATACAAAAACAATTATTATCTATTCCATATAAATATAAAAAAGAAGGAAAGATAAATGGGATTAGATTATCTACTAGACCAGACTCAATAGATGAAGTTATATTAAATAATTTAAAGAATTATTCAGTAGATACTATTGAATTAGGTGTCCAATCTCTAGACGAAAATGTATTATATGAAAGTGGGAGAGGACATAAATCTGAGGATGTATATAGAGCTTCCAAGCTTATTAAGGAGTTTGGATTTAATCTTGGGTTACAGATGATGATTGGATTACCCTCTGATACTATGGAAAAGTCTCTTAATACTTGTAAAGAATTTATTAAATTATCGCCAAATTGTGTAAGGATATATCCAACTTTAATAATAAAAGAAACTTATTTAGAAAAACTTTTTTTAGATAAAAAATACAAACCATTATCTCTTGAAGAAGCCATAGATATTTCTTCTGTTTTACTTATGCTTTTCCAAATAAATAATATAGATGTTATAAGAATAGGGCTACAACCAACTGAAAATATTCAATTGGGGAAAGATGTTGTAGCAGGGCCATTTCATCCTGCATTTAGGCAGTTGGTAGAATCCAATATATTTAGATTGCTGTTAGATTACTACTTTAGGACTAAAGAAATAAAGACAGATAACAAAACCTTAGTAATAGAATCTAATAGTAAAAAAGTATCTTCAATAGCTGGACAACAGTCTACAAATATAAAATACTTAACTCAGGAATATAAATTTAATAAAGTAAAGATATATTCAAAAGCTTTAGATATAAATCATATTAGTATTACAATTGATGAAATTTATGATAAAATAAATATGAAACTACTAATGGAATCCTACTTAAAGGAGAATTCTATTATTTAG
- the rnc gene encoding ribonuclease III yields MKENNKGVKWLEPLEKNLHYDFKDINLLKKALTHSSYANENKLKITDNNERLEFLGDTIVSLIVSQYLYKKYPNYPEGELTKIRAKVVCESSLAFAAQKIELGKYLLLGKGEESTGGRERESILADATEALVGAIYMDSDFETVNKLLLQNFEADIVYAVAKGALFIDYKTELQENLQKITRAKIEYRVVKEEGPDHNKIFYMNLIVDNKIVGTGTGRSKKEAEQMAAKEALLVMDEMNE; encoded by the coding sequence GTGAAGGAAAATAATAAGGGAGTTAAATGGTTAGAACCGTTGGAAAAAAACTTACACTATGATTTTAAAGATATTAACTTATTAAAAAAGGCTTTAACCCATAGCTCTTATGCAAATGAAAACAAATTAAAGATTACAGATAATAATGAGAGACTAGAATTTTTAGGAGATACAATTGTAAGTTTAATAGTAAGTCAGTATCTATATAAAAAGTATCCAAATTATCCAGAGGGAGAATTAACTAAAATAAGAGCAAAAGTAGTATGTGAATCTTCTTTAGCCTTTGCTGCTCAAAAGATTGAACTAGGAAAATATCTTTTATTAGGCAAAGGGGAAGAGAGCACTGGAGGTAGAGAACGAGAATCTATTTTAGCAGATGCAACGGAGGCTTTAGTGGGTGCTATTTATATGGATAGTGATTTTGAAACTGTAAATAAGCTATTACTTCAAAATTTTGAAGCAGATATTGTATATGCAGTAGCTAAAGGAGCATTATTTATTGACTATAAAACTGAGCTACAGGAAAATCTCCAGAAAATAACTAGGGCAAAGATAGAATATAGAGTTGTAAAAGAGGAAGGACCAGACCATAACAAGATATTTTATATGAATCTAATTGTAGATAATAAAATAGTGGGAACGGGTACAGGAAGAAGTAAAAAGGAAGCAGAACAGATGGCTGCTAAGGAAGCTCTTTTAGTAATGGATGAAATGAATGAGTAG